Proteins co-encoded in one Zalophus californianus isolate mZalCal1 chromosome 9, mZalCal1.pri.v2, whole genome shotgun sequence genomic window:
- the ARL1 gene encoding ADP-ribosylation factor-like protein 1 has translation MGGFFSSIFSSLFGTREMRILILGLDGAGKTTILYRLQVGEVVTTIPTIGFNVETVTYKNLKFQVWDLGGQTSIRPYWRCYYSNTDAVIYVVDSCDRDRIGISKSELVAMLEEEELRKAILVVFANKQDMEQAMTPSEMANSLGLPALKDRKWQIFKTSATKGTGLDEAMEWLVETLKSRQ, from the exons ATGG gtGGCTTTTTCTCAAGTATTTTTTCCAGTCTGTTTGGAACCCGGGAAATGAGGATTTTAATTTTGGGATTAGATGGAGCAGGAAAAACTACAATTTTATACAGATTACAGGTTGGAGAAGTCGTTACTACTATTCCTA CTATTGGATTTAATGTTGAGACGGTAACATACAAGAACCTTAAATTCCAAGTCTGGGATTTAGGAGGACAGACAAGTATCAG GCCATACTGGAGATGTTACTATTCAAACACAGATGCAGTCATTTATGTAGTAGACAGTTGTGACCGAGACCGAATTGGCATTTCCAAATCAGAGTTAGTTGCCATGTTGGAG gAAGAAGAACTGAGAAAAGCCATTTTAGTGGTGTTTGCAAATAAGCAGGACATGGAACAGGCCATGACTCCCTCAGAGATGGCAAATTCACTTGGGTTACCTGCATTGAAGGACCGAAAATGGCAAATATTCAAAACTTCAGCAACCAAAGGCACTGGCCTTGATGAGGCAATGGAATG GTTAGTTGAAACATTAAAGAGCAGACAGTAA